The genomic stretch TTGCTCGAAATACGACCGTTCTTTTTATAccgaatatatatactttatggggtcggatacgctttcttctggacgttactCACATCCACTTGTACCACAAATCggatatacccctatactcattttgagtattcCCGATTTATCATAAAAAGTCAGTTTGGTTCGCAGCGGAAccattttttcaatttttctttgggttatatcaatatttatatatttgcgCTTAAACGCTCCCAAAGTGATAAATAGATTGTTGTTAAAACATAAGTTCAAGCTAAagcaaaacagaaaccgaCACATCAAATACGATCCGAGTCGGATCGCTCCTATAGAGTAAATAGAACGAGGGGGAAAGTTGTGaattgctgcggagaccgcacctctacatttatacccgatacttagtcagtatggctctcctccggcagacgccgctaatattaaactaCACGAGAAAGAGTTCGTGCGAGAGAggcagaaaatcagtctgagcgtgacgtcgggcgctgcgtagccactgcaaatagatttgttcctgttggcTATAAACATAATATGATATGACAGATtaagcaaccggatagatatggtcattatctatgattctccgtttttagttttcttgaatctgcaatattgtggatgcaacagattttcgtcctttgtgggtgCGGAacgggggtggggcgaaattttgcgatatacgttttatagtgagatcttacaggagtgcggataccaaatttggttactctagccttaatagtctctgagatttgtgaatatccccagattttcatccCTTGTGGGgccggaagggggtgtggcgaaattttgaaaccaactcgtctcggtccgatatattgggagtgtggataccaaatttggttgctctggctcttacaGGTTCTGAGATcgttgaactcatattttgcaattggcaaaacagaccatgaaacctgtgttttagagagagacagagcgagaaagaatgaaattgttctcttgattctggctataataattatacgatctggttcagatattacactctagaacatataatcatcttctacgatcctgcgttttcagttttctcgtatctttgaatttgtggatgccacagattttcgccctttgtgggggcggaagtgggcggtgcaaagttttgaaatatacttttagcagtgacatattacagaagtccggatataaaacgccgttgctctagctcttatagtctttgagcactaggcgctgatgcggacggacagacggacggacggatagacggacggacagacagggctcaatcgactcggctattgatgctgatcaagaatatatatactttatgaggtcggaaacgattccttctggacgttacacacatccattttcaccacaaatctaatataccccaatactcattttgagtatcgggtataaaaagcccATTACACAATCGAAATATTCATAGAAACCGTGTTAGTGCAATTATCGAAACGCGATAATTTTGTAATAACTTGGTCAAACTGTGGCCAAACTTTGTCCAAATGTGGCCAAAAGTTTAGATGAACGATTTCAGTTCACGATGAGCAGAGCTCTGAGCTGCATCGTCTTCTTGTTGGCCAGTTTCACATGGAGGTCCGATGGTATGTGCTTTATGGCAATCATTCAATCGTGATCGAGGTCAGGCCCGGAGGACACATGTTCTACTGGCTGTTCTACACAAAAGATGGGGATGTTCCGAGCTGTGCTGACCGACCGCTGATCATCTGGCTACAAGGCGGTCCCGGTTCAGCCTCCACATCGTATGGAAATCTAGCCGAAGTGGGTCCCATCGATTTGGACAGTCGGATGCGTGACTCGACTTGGGTAAAACACTTCAACGTACTCTTCATTGACCAGCCGCTGGGCACTGGCTTCAGCTATTTGGAGGAGCATACGAAATTCCCGGAGAACAACAGGGAACTGGGAAGCGATCTGGTCAGCTTTATGAAAGGTTTCTATGGCAGACACAGGGCATTCCAGAAGGTTCCCCTGCACATCTTCGGTCAGAGCTACGGGGCCAAGGTGGCGGCAGAATTTGCTCTCCAGCTGCAGGATGGACAAAATCGTGGGCAGATCTGTTTCCAACTGATCTCTGTTAACTTGGTCAGTCCTTGGATCTCCCCCCTGCACTCGGTAATGTCCTGGGGCCGAATACTTCTCAGAATCGGTGCGGTTGATGAACAGATGTATAAGAAAATCCATGCAGCTTCCCTCCAAGTTGCTCATTTGATGAGAAGGAATCTCTGGAGCGATGCGTCTAACCAGATGTTCATAGTGCAGCGGCTAATAGCAGCTCAGAGAATAGGTTTGTACAACTTTATGGATCGATCTGAAGAGAGCACAGAACTTCGTGAGGCCCAGATAATGAATGGTCCAGTCAGAATTGCCCTAAATCTCAGCGATAATCTCCAATTCGAGGGTTCCAGCAACTTTGTCTTCGATAGGCTTAGTAACGACTTCATGAAACCCGCTCTGACCACTGGTAAGATCATCTGAGTATCATAATTCGGATAATTTCAATGTCAAACCTGTTCTGCAATTCAGTTAGCCAGCTTTTGGACGGGACTTCCCTCAAAGTGAATATAATTTCGGGTCAACTGGATCTGATTTGTTCTACATTGGGCACCATGCACTGGATAAAGAAACTGAAATGGAGCGAAAGGAAAGCCTATTTTAGTGCACCCCGGGAAGACATCATTTTTGGGAATCGAATCGAGGGATTCCAGAAGACAGGCGGGAATTTGACCATGTTTTATGTGAAAAATGCAGGTCATAGTGTGCCCGTGGAAAATCCTAGAGCAATGAGTAGGATCCTAAGGATTGTGACACAATTTGGATGAGGTGATATAAACATGTAcgattggaaaatttttaaaataaatcttttggtttatttataaACTAAGTTTGCCCGTAATTTATGCTAGGTATTGGCTTCTAGCAGCAGTAAAACAATGAGCAATGATTCTCATTCGGTAGATTCTCATGAGTGAATTGCATTATTTAAAGACAACGTTTTAATGAGCAATCAATCACTCCTGTTCGATTTCTATTCTGAGATAGTGCTTACCCTCCGAGCGAAAGATCTTTGTgggttgtttgtttgccagtACAGTAGACAAATATTGCACATCGTAATTATCCATTTCAAGTGCAGTCATCGTAACTTTTGTTTGCAGCAATCATAAACGTCAGACAATCCACACACGAGGCGGTCTGTCCTGCCACACTCCTACTCCTCCGCTGGTCGAATATTGTGACCACCCAGAACCCTCAAGGAATTCTGATGACTCGTCTGGAACCGTTCCCTGTCTATTTGCGGTTGTGTAACTCAAAACTCGATTGCATGTATGCAGACGCTGTCGAGAGAGTTGCAGGAAACGGGAATGGACTGCCATGGGGATATGAAATTTCGGTATCTACTCCTCCTcggcagctcctcctcggcAGCAATGTTATATTGATTTAGGGGCACTTGCCAGATACCTTAGATCTGCTTGCCTCTGCATTGAAACCGACTTCTGCTGAGAAACTGAGACATTCGGAGGGAGAGGTCCTCATGCCATGCCATAATTTGTGCCATCAATTAGTATATTTGTTTTCGTGCGGCTTGGAATAAATGCTCCTTGAATATTTCATAGAAATTGCGATAGGTTACggggatataattttaaaaagaaaaacgtaattaatattACATAGTCTGAACTATTTTATCCATATCTGACCCGGGTTGCGCCCGGCTACAGCCGCATGATGTGGCCCCGATTCTTCTTGGCTTTGCTAATTTGATTACAAGGAGAAATAAAGGAAAACGAATGCAGGATGTGGACATGGATGCGGCATAAGGACACATCAGCTTACTGGATTCTGAGGGCCCTGCAGGGCATGACTGGTGATATGTGGAGAGTGCAGTAGGGCAAACATTTTATAATTTGCTGC from Drosophila pseudoobscura strain MV-25-SWS-2005 chromosome 4, UCI_Dpse_MV25, whole genome shotgun sequence encodes the following:
- the LOC6902674 gene encoding retinoid-inducible serine carboxypeptidase-like; the encoded protein is MEVRWYVLYGNHSIVIEVRPGGHMFYWLFYTKDGDVPSCADRPLIIWLQGGPGSASTSYGNLAEVGPIDLDSRMRDSTWVKHFNVLFIDQPLGTGFSYLEEHTKFPENNRELGSDLVSFMKGFYGRHRAFQKVPLHIFGQSYGAKVAAEFALQLQDGQNRGQICFQLISVNLVSPWISPLHSVMSWGRILLRIGAVDEQMYKKIHAASLQVAHLMRRNLWSDASNQMFIVQRLIAAQRIGLYNFMDRSEESTELREAQIMNGPVRIALNLSDNLQFEGSSNFVFDRLSNDFMKPALTTGKII